The Diospyros lotus cultivar Yz01 chromosome 11, ASM1463336v1, whole genome shotgun sequence region AAACGATTATTACTGTTGTGAGGTCTCATAACTGTATTTCTAACTGTAACCGAAAAATATAAGTGAATTGAATAGTAGCTACAAGGCAAGGATGAGTTCCATCATCAATTGGGAATTGGCAGATTGATTCTTGTTTAGGGTTTCCTTTTTCCAAGCACAATCCATTGAATTTATTTGAGGTTGGTGAAGAGTGGATGGATAATCAAAAGCATGAAGTCAATGCTTCACATTATTTAGGCTTGAAAAAACTCATTTTCGACTCGAAAATACTATTTAGATATTTAGAGATGTTTCTATtcgtgttttagtttttaattttgagttttaaatttattttttaattttatattttgaatgtttattttaaaattattgaaaaaacatTCTTTTTGTCTGTAGCGTTTTtcgcattttaaaaattttaagcgTGTTTGTAATGAAAACgaccaaaataactttttgttattttgagttttctttacaaaagtttttcttattttcaaaaatgtgtttttaaaaatataaaagtaagcACGCttttactattttgaaaaattgaaaactgaaaaacaataaagagaacagagccttaagttttaattataaattaatgtagcgtttgttaaaatgagtaagataaggttgtatcaagataaggttaAAATATTTTCTGGACCTAGATATGGAATGGTCATGATAAGACTGTAaatcattttaagatttttatcaaactgtttgctAAAAACcaatatatacttattttaaGGGAGGAAGCGAGataaacttatataaaaaaaactcaaataaaaagtcacgtaactttttttctaaaagtcgatagataagtttaacaaacgcattgaaaatgacaaaagtcTGAAATGTTTtctatatcttatcttttctgttctatatcttggttaacaaacacaatctaaatatataattctaattttgaaagaaaaaaaatcatatttttgtatGATTTTGTACGGTAAATTTAGATTTAGATATAACGATGTGCctatagaaattaatttttatacacaaatttaatttgtcaaTATTTAAGCGAAAATGGTGGAGACTATgtgttttttattaaaaaaaaatatcgggaaaatgaaatttaattttagcatAAAGGgttgtgtaatattttttaaagtaagaaaaatttaaatatttttatttgaataattaagatgaaataaaatatatttactctacattttaattgcaaaagataaaaaagaaaagaaaagaatagttAAATGGCTTTGTCAAGTAGACAAATTGAAATTGCCCTTTTCTAGTCAGATTGTTAGGTTTAATAGTTTGAAATCTCCATACCCCTCGGTGCTATGTCCATTCCGACATGTTTTAGAATTGATTTGAACTTAGATgattaagatatttttttaaaaaaataataattttaattttattttatcagaCACGATCAATCACAAAAGAATATAACACAAAACATTTAACATGATTTGCTCAATGTCTACGTTTACGATCTTATAATAATTAGATAACTATGACGTACTGagttttgatataaaaaaaaaaaaaaagtaaaaatcatCACAACCTTTACGACTcttaataattgattattagTTACATTGACTTTAGAGATTTTGTTTAATAAGTCGTAGCACACACCTAATGAACTACTAGAAGGttacaaaatttctttttttcacaaaattacaTGTGAACTAGCCTTATATTGTGGAATCTTAGACGCAACAATTGAGACTAAAtcgcattaatttttttatcttatatcttcttaatttttatgTGACTAAATACGGTTCAATCCAAACACAAACTTAGTAGTTTAATGATAAATAGGTTAAAAAACATTACCTTAAAAGTCAAGAATTAATAGATGGGAGTTGAATTCTTAATTTCACTAATAATTACTAGTGAATTCAAGTCTTTTATCAACAAAATCCTCCAACTAGAAAATCACTCATATAAGACACCTTGACCATTTTAAAAGAGCCAAAGCATTGCCCCGTTTTAAAATTGAACGTTTATTTGGACTAATCATAATGTGACGCGAACGAGTTTGGAAAATTTATTGAGTGATTGTAGCAAATATATCGATACTAAATGTcgcacaaaatataacaaaaagtGAGATTTAAAAtcgtatttttaaatttagcatctaataattatttaacttatttttatttattatacaaCTCatgaatttaaagataaataaattagtaatattATATCCAATGACtctacccaaaattttataGGTTATATGTAATGTTTCAAATATTATAGGTTATGTGCATTTTTGACAAAATTGGGAGGGGCAATTTGAAAAAAGTTCTCAAACATTAAGGTGCAAGTGCAATTTTTACAAACTTAATCTCAACCAAAACATTTTATTACACAAGGTATCCCTTGTGTTGTACTTGggcaataaaatatattttcataaatggTTGGTCTTAATCAAGCAAGgaactatttattttttattaattaaaatatattattgctATTATTCAactatgtaatataattaaataacttgacgagtcacataccatatagttattttattattttatacattaaataaaattttgcaaccaaaataagttaaaaaccttttaatatttaaaaacaaaacttTAGGTGGTTGTCGTTTTTTCTAACTAataccaaataaaaaaaacttttaattcCCCAACTTTTCAACTTAATTGGCTCCTAATAATCTATGTTCCAACTGTTTGGTAACATGTCACATATGGAAGCTTGTaatatccaaatatttttaaattatactcGAAAAGCAACCCGTGTTAtatatgtgtaaataaaaaaaatattttaaataacaatTTATTAGACAATAATTAATAGTTATAGTTTAGTTTTTGTATGTTTTAAAGTGAAATTTAGTTGAACATTAAAGTTAACGAAgcgataaaattaaatatgtaatatttataATGTCATGAGATCAAATTTTGGTTattgagttttatttttgtttttttaaaaaaatataaaaggtaTTTGAAGAATTTATTTTATCGACGTGATTTAATAATACCAAAGTGTCATCTGATCTGGAACCACTATTCACCGCCCCTCCTCCACTCCCAACCCCACCATGGCCAACCCTCTCCTTTTCAACAAATTTGGACAAACTCGCTCTTCTCTTCTATGGGTGAGCACACTATTATGATAAGTTTgcttgataaaatttttaatttttttatttattatttattatatttcgtATTCATATTACACATGAGAGATTTGACATGCAAGCCAACAGAATATGTATGAGAGAAGGGAGTGGGGCCGTGATTAGGCCCACACTTACCATCTCACTATTATTGTTCGTATTGGgcaattattatgtttttagatatcattTAGCAACTTTAATCCCCAGACCAGTGGGATTTTGAAATACCACCTACAAAACTTATCTCCAAGGCGGCTGTTTTGATTGAAAGATGTTTGGGCATGTGAACATCCACTTTAGCCAAGAAAGTGACGTTTTTTTAGCTTCTAATTATGATTGCTTCTCACCCCTCCTAATGTTAATGACAGTCTTGATGTTGTCTAAAACAAAGACCATGTTGGCACAGGTGACAAAATTCTACAtccataatatattaattatttgtacttattcttaattataataatcaacaaaattatttcattaattatagAGTTTTTGACTTATTCCCAACTTTAGGACAAATGGGTTACGTCGAAAGAGATTTTGTTGAAATAATCTCCCCCACTAGAATAGAGAAATGCAAGGCACCatgcaaaaattaaatgtaCTAGTGTGTCgagttttatataaatttagacTCGAATgaatcataattatatttaaaatttgggACTCAATATTGAACGCAACTTAACTTAAGTTAAATTCGAGTGGATCATATTAGGGTTCATTTCTAAAGTCGAGAAAATTATATCCAAATAACAAGAGTGAAGCTAAATCAATCTAATCTCATGGGACTACTAATATAGCCATAAGATGCATCATAACATGGGGGGACAAGTGTAGAATGTATCTCGTTTAAGGTCATAGTTTAAAccgttaaataaataagaagtcGGTGTTAATTTAATAGATTACGAGTTCGATTCTTATTCTATATAAGGCTCAAAATTCCAACTTATAATGAATGTAAGTAAGGGCAGAACACCAAGGACACGCAAGCAAGCAGAGACATCCCTAGTCTGGGACGTCCCTCCTAACAGTTAGCCACCACAAATGTGCACATGGGATTAATATAGCCAATGCTTGGATTACTGACGTGGCAATTTGTGACTCTGGCACATAGAGAATCGCCAAGGCCCTTTTTCATGGTCCGTCGtagtcgtcttcttcttcatgaATTATTGAAAGAAATGAATCTATTGATTGAAGCATTTTTCCTTTTGAGAGTCGGATGGAAAACCATTAACCAGATGCAGCAAGACATGCCCCGGAAGGATTTCCAGAATCCCCACTTCCCTCGCCTGCTTCCTCTTCAAAGGCTGATTCGTTCTCATCTTACTTTCCCGAGAAAGTGACGCCTTTTGGTGGTATTATTACTATCTGCTTGATGGATCTTCCTTCTCCCCGAACAGCATGGTTTAGGATTTTACCTCAAAGATGACTCCATTAGTACAAAGCAAAgctccaccccccccccccccccccccccccctatttctttcttgctttcttgcagattaaacttttatatatatatagcttatgCAGATGGTGTTATAGGCTAGTACTAGTCCATTGGTGGAGAGCATTACCAGTTTGGCCTGCTTTTCCTTGCAGCTTTAGCATTCTGCAGACTCCAATGCAATTATCCAACAGTCGCCTGCACAGATGAACAGTGAAAATGGTGCACTTTCTTGAATGATTctgcaacatatatatatatatatatatagagagagagagagagagagattaatatGGACTATAGAGTGCCAGAAAACCTGAGAAGACACCTTGCTTATGCTGTGAGAAGCATTCAGTGGAGCTATGCAATTTTCTGGGCCATTTCATCCAGGCATCAAGGGTATTAAACACTCTTTCTCTGACTGGATTTTTACTTCCGTCTCCTTTAacatgtttttcttttcctttgagAGAAGTTGGGGAAGGgcatgttctctctctctctctccccgccCCCCTTTCTGAATTGTCTGCATCTAGGTTCACACCTTTCTTGAGACTCCTTGCTTTGCGAGTGCCAAGAAATTCGTTTTTACACGCAACTTCACCTTTATTTCAGTGACGACTCAAACCCGTGACCTTCTTGTTACCATGGCAGGATGTTGAAATGGGGGGAAGGGTATTACAATGGGGATATCAAGACAAGGAAAACAGTTCAAGCCATGGAAGTGAATGAAGATCAGCTGGGGCTGGAGAGGAGTGAGCAGCTGAGAGAGCTGTATGAGTCACTGTCAGCAGGTGAAAGCAGCAGTAGCCCCCAATCCAGAAGGCCATCCGCTGCATTGTCCCCTGAAGATCTCACCAACACTGAGTGGTTCTACTTGGTTTGCATGTCATTCTTCTTCAACATTGGCCAAGGGTAATCCCAATCCTAatctaaatgtttttttttttaccttttttcaCAGTAAAAGGTGAATTCTCATGTGCAAGCAACTTAGAACACCCAGTCTTCCCTTTGGGTTCGCCCATAGTGTCCCATCCGCAGACATCTCATAGGACCAACTCGCCAAACTATTCATGTGTGGGGGGTGAAGTCCATGCTAGGGACCTCCTTGCTAGTATCTTAAGCCTCTTCTCATTGAACTTGTGATTGGTATGGCCGGAAAACCAACCAAGCCACAGGGACAGTGAGGTCACTCATACTCGAGATCTTTCCCTAACCATATCAATGTTGGGCCactacaaaaattaattgtGCAAACTAAATATCAGGCGCATGTAAATAtcaaatactaataataaaCAGATACGAATACGGGTCCaaaattttacgtgaaaaatccttcaatataaaggaaaaaattacTGGTCAAACTCCGAATCAGAGTAGAAAAATCAAATACaatcaaattctaaatttaataTCCAAACTCGAGATGCTAATGATGGAGAATACAGAAAATTATTTCCCTAGCAAATCCTTACACAACTCTATGTGGTTGTAATCCAAAACTAGAGAAAAATTCACTGCAAATAGCTTCAACCTCGTACCTAATTTTTCCCCAACCATATCAACACGTATACCACTTGGGCTACTGGCCTGGTGGTAATCTCTCCTTTCACCAATTGTTCTTCGTTTAGTGCAAAATGGCCTGAATGTAGTATAAACACTGATTTAATTGAGAAGAAAAGCTACAATTCTTATGCATAACTGTTACTTTCCCCAGTTTGCCAGGAAGAACACTAGCAAATGGCCAGCCCATCTGGCTGTGCAATGCTCATTATGCAGACAGCAGAGTGTTCAGTCGATCTCTTCTCGCAAAGGTAATCTACTAATCTCCTCTTTATCAGAATCAAACCAACAACGTGAACTGaatctttctttttctgtttgttttctCTTCAACTGCTCCAATCTTGGCAATGGCCTGTGCAGAGTGCATCTGTTCAGGtatattttcttgctttctttcttccttctctttctttctacttttcttctttcctttcatgGTATAGCATCGTTTCTCTGCAGACCGTGGCATGCTTCCCTTTTTCGGGCGGCGTCATTGAGATCGGGGTGACAGAGCTGGTGAGTCAGCGTTCATAATCAGAGTTTTTCAGTGTTCAATCCTATGGTGAACCATTTTTCCTGTTTTCTGAAGGTTCCTGAAGATCTGGGCTTGATTCAGCACATCAGAACTTCATTTCTGGGCATCCCATGCCCAGTTCCCCAGATTTCTACCTATTCCAAGCCTAACCAGGAGATTCTTCACACCAATTTTGATGCCATTGTTGAGTGTGAAGATGTGAAAGTCTGTTCACCTCATAGCAGCTCTAACCGGCTTGGGCTCACTCAGCAGGCCGAGGAGTTGCTCATGGCGGATGACCTAAACGAGGGAGCCTCTCAGGTTCAAAGCTGGCAACTCATGGACGACGAAGTCAGCTACTGCGACCACAATTCAATGAGTTCCATCGACTGCATATCTCAAACCTGGGTGAACTGTGAAAAGgtcagagagaaagaaaatgaaaacgaTGGGTTTCTACTGGACATACAAGAAGACAACCAGATGAAACTCACTTCAATGGATCTTCAAGCAGATGATATCCATTACCATACAGTTGTTTCAACTCTGCTGAAGAGCTCCCACCAGTTGATTTTGGGGCCAAATTTTCGTAAACTTCACCACAAATCCAGCTTTGTAAGATGGAAGAAAGGAGGTTTTGAGGGTACTCAGCTGCCTCAAAGTGGAGCTGCTTCACAGAGACTATTGAAGAAAGTGCTATTTGAAGTTGCCCGGATGCCAGGCGGTTGTTGGGTTGAATCTAGAGAAGATTATGGAGGAAGCGACGGACTCTGGCGACCACAGGTCGACAGCGTCGAATCGACCCATGCGCTGGCCGAGAGGAGGCGACGAGGAAAACTGAATGAAAAGTTTGTGGTTCTTGGATCGTTGGTCCCTTCTACTAGCAAGGTACTGCAATTCGCAGCCCCAACTCTGTTTGTTTGGTGAAGAGACAAATCACTGGaaattttctcccttttatgCAGGCTGACAAAGCGTCCATATTAGATAATGCAATAGAATATGTAAAAGAGCTCAAGAGAAAGGTTGAAGAATTAAACTCTTTCAGGGAGCCTGCAAATCAAGAAGCAAGAACAAAAAGGAAGCCTCAAGATATCACAGAAAGAACATCCGATAACTATGGCGACAACAGCAAGAGGTTCCTCACAAACAAGCACAAAGCTACCAACTGCATTGTAGTGGAAGATGAAGATAATTCAACAGATAATGTAACTGTCAGTATGGCCGAGAAGGGAGTTTTGATCGAGATTAGATGCCCCTGGAGGGAGTGGCTGCTGCTTGAGATTATGAACGCGATCAGCCGGCTTCATCTAGATCCCAGCTCGGTTCAATCGACCAACATTGATGGGATTCTCTCCTTGACCATCAAATCCAAGGTTTGTACCCTGCATCACATCAAAACAATGTTAAACATTTCTAACTTTCTGATACTGTTTATGGGGATAACTACTGCTTCCCAGCAGCACTCCAGGTCATAATTCTCAGTGTTCTAAATTGCAGTTCAAGGGATCTGCAGTCGGATCGTTGAGAATTATCAGGCAAGCACTTCAGAGAGCAGTTGACAAGTGTTGAAGAGTGTGGCAGTAATAACAGAAATCCGGCGGCATTCTAGTTCTTAGCTATAATTGTAAcaaatttgtgtattttgtaacatttacaATTAGATTTCTCACTGTCAAAAAACAAGTTCCTGTGGATGTTGCTTCCAAGTATAACAGTTGAATAAAGGGAAGCAATATCCCCATCTTAACTTGTAATGTTTTTCAGGATTATTGTGTCCTCTTTTACATCAGAGAGAGGTTTTGACCCCACAGTTTTTGTGGGTAGTGAGCATCAAGCAGGGGATTAAGAAGCATTTTTAGGGATGATGGCCACCAGAATTGGTGTAACAGACTGAGAGAAAGGGATTTCTGCTAACTAAATGACTTCTCCAGGATAGATTCTCTATGAACTACACCTCCATCAACATGGTGGCAAGGCCACAATCCACATTCAACCATCATCACTATCACAGATATTGCTTCTAAGAACAGTAAGTAACAGAGCATAAATATCAAGTTTCTTTATGTTATTTATGACATTATCACCATCACTATTGTTGCTTGCAAGTTTTCAATCCATGGAGCAAGAATACAGTCATCAACAAAACTGCTTGTGGTGACAATTGTTTGAGTGGTCACCCAAATATGATCAACGGGTTAAAAGATGAATTgaaaatgttgagaaatttgatattttgatttaatgagaaGATCAGTAAATTTGGTTAAAGAATGATGGCTAAAACAATTAGAAATAATATGAAAAGTTTTTGAGAAAGTCagtttttaatcgagtaatttattcaaatcatctcaaaattaatcgagtaataaggTTAAAGTAATTGAGTAtgtaaaagatatattttttaaactctCGTTAATTGAGTAAGAGAATTATATAATCAAGTGAATGCTTTATTATCTCTaaaaataatcgattacataTGTAGGCTAAGTCGAGTAAAGATGAAATATACTCGAGTATATAATGCATCTTTCTATCAGgttaaaaataatcaagtaataaaatttgtaatcaAATAATGTCTAATCTATACtcaagtaaattattttttgtaatcaagtaaattttctttgtaatcaagtaaacaTAGGCTGAAAATAAGTCAGAGACATAAGTCAGGTCTCTGGATCTTAAGTTTAATTGAGTAAGAGTTTATGTATTTAAGTAAGGATCTTTTTGTAATAGAGTAGATAGTACtttataatcgagtatataaatattttttttagtaactcaaaattaattgagtaaatatatgtttatactCAAGTAAACAACAAAAGTAATCGATTACAAAATGTATATAGTCAAGTAGAGATTAAACTTAGTCGAGTAATGCCTaatttgtactcgagtaacacttgacatattttgaaaaatatagtcgttATAGTCGTTAGAACTCATTAAATGCAGTTTGTCTTTACTTTTAAGTGTATTAAATGATCTTCAGACATCATgtgcatattttataaatttttaactgATTGTTTGAGGTTTGTAGAGACAAAAAGTTACAGTTGtaagacaaaataaatattttaattatttaagacAAGTCAACAGCTACATTCAATactagaaaattataaataggagaagaagCCTGAGGAAAAAGGTTATAACACACAACACGAGCTTTCTGAACTCCTACATTCTATTCTCATGAACTCAAGATCATTCTACTTGAGTCATTCCAAAGAGATAGTGcgtaattcttttttttttttttttttgtattgtcAAGAGAAGTCATTTGTAAACTATaatattctttcttctcttgaagtCTGTTGTCACATTTTATTGTGAAATCTATAAAGGTTTTATTGTGAAATCTATAAAAGTTAAGCCTTACCTGTAAAAGGCATTGGTTGTGGTTGAACCAAGATTAAAAAGTCATTGTATAAAGGTTAGgttacgttctctttactttttagttttcaattttgagttttgaattcgtttttagttttctattttgttagtctatttttaaaaaattgaaaatatgtcctctttgtcattttgaaaaattatttatcaaaacagaaaattagaaaacgttatctttttgaaattttgaaaataattttttaataatattttattcaataaatctgattattcaataaattataaatatttaatgttaatatattattaaaatatatatattttaaaattaataaattttataatattttttattataataataaaatatgaataaataaatatgttttgagtttagaacttgttttgaatgaatacactcaaaataactttttgttgttttgaattttctttacaattttttttttattttaaaaaattaaaaattaaaaataatttaaaaacaacaaagaaaatgcAGCCTTAGTAATTAAGCCAATTCAAAAGTTACCAAGACAAATCCAAAATAGTGGACTAGACTTTTAAGTTGAATCACTTTACATgctacattttttattttcttttgatttaagtaatt contains the following coding sequences:
- the LOC127813675 gene encoding transcription factor GLABRA 3-like translates to MDYRVPENLRRHLAYAVRSIQWSYAIFWAISSRHQGMLKWGEGYYNGDIKTRKTVQAMEVNEDQLGLERSEQLRELYESLSAGESSSSPQSRRPSAALSPEDLTNTEWFYLVCMSFFFNIGQGLPGRTLANGQPIWLCNAHYADSRVFSRSLLAKSASVQTVACFPFSGGVIEIGVTELVPEDLGLIQHIRTSFLGIPCPVPQISTYSKPNQEILHTNFDAIVECEDVKVCSPHSSSNRLGLTQQAEELLMADDLNEGASQVQSWQLMDDEVSYCDHNSMSSIDCISQTWVNCEKVREKENENDGFLLDIQEDNQMKLTSMDLQADDIHYHTVVSTLLKSSHQLILGPNFRKLHHKSSFVRWKKGGFEGTQLPQSGAASQRLLKKVLFEVARMPGGCWVESREDYGGSDGLWRPQVDSVESTHALAERRRRGKLNEKFVVLGSLVPSTSKADKASILDNAIEYVKELKRKVEELNSFREPANQEARTKRKPQDITERTSDNYGDNSKRFLTNKHKATNCIVVEDEDNSTDNVTVSMAEKGVLIEIRCPWREWLLLEIMNAISRLHLDPSSVQSTNIDGILSLTIKSKFKGSAVGSLRIIRQALQRAVDKC